One part of the Treponema peruense genome encodes these proteins:
- a CDS encoding HAD family hydrolase gives MFEGIKAVAFDIDGTLYPSWALYVRMPGYFLRHISFYLKYNRVRKQLHKTAPLADFYEYQARLFGFVSSKPADESKQIIRQICYDGLKPFFTKIKPFAHVYDCVLAMKNAGLKIGILSDFPPEQKGDIWGIRSLCDVCIGSEESGALKPSIYPFGILSKKLGVAPSEILYVGNSHKYDVLGANKAGMKSACIQTGFRKLFGIKIPDADISFKNYRQLQDIVLK, from the coding sequence ATGTTTGAGGGGATAAAAGCCGTAGCATTCGATATTGATGGAACTCTGTATCCTTCATGGGCTCTTTACGTGCGCATGCCTGGATACTTCCTGCGTCACATTTCGTTTTATTTAAAATACAACAGGGTAAGAAAACAGCTTCACAAAACCGCGCCGCTCGCTGACTTTTACGAGTACCAGGCACGGCTTTTCGGTTTCGTCAGTTCAAAGCCGGCTGATGAATCAAAACAGATCATCAGGCAGATATGCTATGACGGACTCAAGCCTTTTTTTACAAAGATAAAGCCTTTTGCACATGTATATGACTGCGTGCTTGCAATGAAAAACGCAGGTCTTAAAATAGGAATTCTTTCTGATTTTCCGCCGGAACAGAAGGGCGACATCTGGGGAATACGCAGTTTGTGCGACGTATGCATAGGTTCGGAAGAGTCCGGAGCGCTCAAGCCTTCAATTTATCCGTTTGGAATTCTTTCAAAAAAACTGGGGGTTGCTCCGTCCGAAATTCTGTACGTGGGCAACAGTCACAAATATGATGTTCTTGGTGCAAATAAAGCCGGAATGAAAAGTGCATGTATTCAGACCGGTTTTAGAAAATTGTTCGGAATAAAAATTCCTGATGCCGATATTTCGTTCAAAAATTATCGCCAGTTGCAGGATATTGTGCTAAAATAA
- a CDS encoding ExbD/TolR family protein: MRVSKRNTVSSGIDLSPMLDVIFQLILFFLVSTTFAMLPGISLNLPQSSTAQSSDAGGITITVEESGSMWLNDAQVDFKGLVSGLNAFDTGEKKREEFPVMVSADDKVTNGTIVKVFDALRQCGFSAVSLRTSVKNDRKK, translated from the coding sequence ATGCGTGTATCAAAAAGAAATACCGTGTCTTCGGGAATAGATTTGTCCCCGATGCTGGATGTAATTTTTCAGCTTATTTTATTTTTTCTTGTGTCCACAACTTTTGCGATGCTTCCAGGAATAAGTCTTAATCTTCCGCAGAGTTCAACTGCGCAAAGTTCTGATGCCGGTGGAATTACGATTACTGTAGAAGAAAGCGGTTCAATGTGGCTTAACGACGCACAGGTTGACTTCAAGGGACTTGTTTCCGGACTGAATGCCTTTGACACCGGTGAAAAAAAGCGTGAAGAGTTTCCCGTTATGGTTTCTGCCGATGACAAGGTTACTAACGGTACAATTGTAAAAGTGTTTGATGCCTTAAGACAGTGCGGATTCAGTGCCGTGAGTCTCAGAACATCTGTAAAAAATGACAGGAAAAAATGA
- a CDS encoding MotA/TolQ/ExbB proton channel family protein, which produces MFQTIKNGGILMVPIIMCGLASLFIIIERLYYFINVKKRDQKFEEDICGALDKRDYSAAESACILADTPCADVVRTALSYRNLNEADLKEAVQTKMDSVVPKFEHLLTALGTIGNISTLLGLLGTVTGNIKAFGVLGNGGSMGDPALLANAIAEALVTTVGGLTVSIPSIIFHNYFNSQVNHKIRDMESLVTKVIFKLTGKAPV; this is translated from the coding sequence ATGTTTCAGACAATAAAAAACGGCGGAATCCTTATGGTTCCGATTATTATGTGTGGTCTTGCTTCTCTTTTTATTATTATAGAAAGACTTTACTATTTTATAAATGTAAAAAAGCGCGACCAGAAATTCGAAGAAGATATTTGCGGTGCACTAGATAAGCGTGATTATTCTGCTGCAGAAAGTGCCTGTATTCTTGCAGACACACCCTGCGCCGATGTTGTAAGAACAGCTCTTTCTTACCGCAACCTTAATGAGGCTGACTTAAAAGAAGCTGTTCAGACAAAGATGGACTCTGTTGTTCCGAAGTTTGAGCATCTTCTTACTGCCCTCGGAACAATAGGAAATATTTCGACTCTGCTCGGTCTTTTGGGAACAGTTACCGGCAACATAAAAGCGTTCGGTGTTCTTGGAAACGGAGGCTCCATGGGCGATCCTGCACTTCTGGCAAACGCAATTGCAGAAGCTCTTGTTACAACTGTCGGCGGTCTTACCGTTTCAATTCCGTCCATTATTTTTCACAATTATTTCAATTCGCAGGTGAATCATAAAATCAGGGACATGGAATCTCTTGTAACAAAAGTTATATTCAAGCTTACCGGAAAAGCTCCGGTTTAA
- a CDS encoding tetratricopeptide repeat protein, with protein sequence MKKIFSLIIFCASCSFLFSAETLTDSSLFGEIQSAYSSGAYPGTVEFSVQMEKNFPLSLLIPRTLLLKGKSFYHLVRYSEAAETLEKAGELAGDDSETAAESLYWKGRSEFALADYSKAASSFYEVCFRYSEKNLPDSVRTFYNMSVLYAGKSFYRLNEFAKAVPLFEKVISGGNEYGFSEYGDTCVMLFDCYSKTENYTRAIEVYENFSKTENRSEIESKISLCAGDSYAMLGMYKKAYDCYAAVLLGEDSALAAEALQKAYGIASSHKKEVGRDPGAVLESARDTLFEYDSLLAEFWTRLGTDAFADGDFKKAASYFDNAESDGAAGDVLAVVGLYRSRMKGADKRAVLESYFSKSQIGKESVYYADYETSLAECTAYEKEWTQSLLHAKNALSSMAAPAYKNNLYESASYWFAFSSLMLGDSKGALAALEREESRKSPESVLLYARLLYSAGKKNESLEQFKKLDAMNFLDKDSSADYAKVLFSCGYMKAALRQSLFSNTPDGWYMTALSSFNLADWRTSEKYFSKYIESGAKENVPYALFYCGYSRYKLGENLSAYKMLSEFTGRYSDHPLAWNANMVAANVAAANSNYDEAARHAENALNLSNSDEEKQNAYVLCASVYSDARRYDDAIRVLSEPAKKNDDFGIRSRYQIAQLYATSGNLSESDALFAKIQNDSSAGNFADEASYRRGELYYSAKEYASAISRFSEYQKKFPRGKFLDAAVYYIADSYAQQGRYEMAELQYRTLISEMPESSFIYSSRKNLMNIYRTTQNYKAALEQSNILLGNFPEESAKDGIYNERKELSLLASGIKEDALRLENEYKSAGGSSTREGRINGTALAEYLWSQDNKKDDAAVLAEELYSIQSSKKNEASEFEWAAKTGMIVAAHRRSQNDSESAANVYLSVSRYARMSGNDDDAGRALYGAAEAFSAAGKEADASLTAENLLKLYPDGPYAQSVRVFLK encoded by the coding sequence TTGAAAAAAATATTTTCTTTAATAATTTTTTGTGCTTCATGTTCATTTTTGTTTTCTGCAGAAACACTTACCGACTCTTCTTTGTTCGGTGAGATTCAGTCTGCATATTCAAGCGGTGCATATCCGGGAACAGTGGAATTCTCTGTTCAAATGGAAAAAAACTTTCCGCTTTCCCTGCTCATTCCAAGAACGCTTTTGCTTAAGGGAAAAAGTTTTTATCATCTGGTAAGATATTCCGAAGCGGCAGAAACTCTGGAAAAAGCAGGTGAACTTGCCGGCGACGATTCAGAAACCGCAGCAGAGTCACTTTATTGGAAAGGAAGATCTGAGTTTGCACTTGCCGACTATTCCAAAGCTGCATCTTCTTTTTATGAAGTCTGTTTCCGGTATTCAGAAAAAAATCTTCCGGACAGTGTGCGCACATTTTACAATATGTCTGTTTTGTATGCAGGAAAATCTTTTTACCGCCTGAATGAATTTGCAAAGGCTGTTCCGCTTTTTGAAAAAGTTATTTCCGGCGGGAATGAATACGGATTTTCTGAGTATGGCGATACCTGCGTTATGCTTTTTGACTGCTATTCAAAAACAGAAAATTACACACGCGCAATAGAAGTGTATGAGAATTTTTCCAAAACAGAAAACCGTTCAGAAATTGAATCAAAGATTTCACTTTGTGCGGGAGATTCCTATGCAATGCTCGGTATGTATAAAAAAGCCTATGACTGTTATGCCGCTGTTCTTCTTGGTGAAGATTCTGCGCTTGCGGCCGAAGCGCTGCAGAAGGCTTACGGAATTGCAAGTTCCCATAAAAAAGAAGTAGGCCGCGACCCCGGTGCAGTTCTTGAAAGTGCACGCGATACGCTTTTTGAATACGATTCACTTCTTGCAGAATTCTGGACCAGACTAGGAACAGATGCTTTTGCTGACGGGGACTTTAAAAAAGCGGCATCTTATTTTGATAATGCTGAATCTGACGGTGCAGCGGGTGATGTGCTTGCTGTTGTCGGTCTTTACAGAAGCCGCATGAAGGGTGCAGACAAACGGGCAGTACTGGAATCTTATTTTTCAAAATCGCAGATCGGAAAAGAAAGCGTCTATTATGCAGATTACGAAACTTCCCTTGCAGAATGTACCGCTTATGAAAAAGAATGGACACAGTCGCTGCTTCATGCAAAGAATGCACTTTCTTCAATGGCGGCTCCGGCTTACAAAAATAATCTTTATGAAAGTGCTTCTTACTGGTTTGCATTTTCTTCTTTAATGCTGGGCGACTCAAAGGGAGCTCTTGCAGCTTTGGAAAGGGAAGAGTCACGCAAAAGCCCGGAATCTGTTCTTTTGTATGCAAGACTTCTTTATTCCGCAGGCAAAAAAAATGAAAGCCTTGAACAGTTTAAAAAACTTGATGCAATGAATTTTCTTGACAAGGATTCATCTGCCGACTATGCAAAGGTTTTGTTTTCATGCGGTTACATGAAAGCGGCACTCAGACAGTCTTTGTTTTCAAACACACCCGACGGTTGGTACATGACGGCTCTTTCTTCATTCAATTTGGCAGACTGGCGTACTTCTGAAAAATATTTTTCAAAATATATTGAAAGCGGTGCAAAAGAAAATGTTCCCTATGCACTTTTTTACTGCGGATATAGCCGCTACAAACTGGGCGAAAATCTTTCTGCATACAAAATGCTTTCTGAATTTACAGGCCGCTATTCTGATCACCCTCTTGCGTGGAATGCAAATATGGTTGCAGCAAATGTTGCGGCTGCCAATTCAAATTATGATGAAGCGGCACGCCATGCAGAAAATGCACTCAATCTTTCTAACAGCGATGAAGAAAAACAGAATGCGTATGTTTTATGCGCTTCGGTTTATTCAGATGCGCGCCGTTATGATGACGCAATCCGTGTTCTTTCGGAACCTGCAAAAAAGAATGATGACTTTGGAATACGTTCACGCTACCAGATTGCCCAGCTTTATGCAACCTCTGGAAATCTTTCTGAAAGCGACGCTCTGTTTGCAAAAATCCAGAATGATTCTTCTGCCGGAAACTTTGCAGACGAAGCTTCGTACAGGCGTGGGGAACTTTATTATTCAGCAAAAGAATATGCGTCTGCAATAAGCCGTTTTTCAGAATATCAAAAAAAGTTTCCGCGCGGAAAATTTCTTGATGCGGCAGTTTACTATATCGCAGACAGTTACGCACAGCAGGGACGCTATGAAATGGCCGAACTTCAGTACAGGACACTTATTTCTGAAATGCCTGAAAGTTCTTTCATTTACAGTTCGCGCAAAAATCTCATGAACATTTACCGTACTACGCAGAATTACAAAGCCGCACTTGAACAGTCAAATATCCTTCTTGGAAACTTTCCTGAAGAATCTGCAAAAGACGGAATTTATAATGAAAGAAAAGAACTTTCGCTTCTTGCATCCGGAATAAAAGAAGATGCTTTAAGACTTGAAAATGAATACAAGTCTGCAGGAGGAAGTTCAACGCGCGAAGGACGCATTAATGGAACTGCACTTGCTGAATATCTTTGGAGTCAGGACAATAAAAAAGATGACGCGGCTGTTCTTGCAGAAGAACTTTATTCAATTCAGTCTTCGAAAAAAAATGAGGCTTCTGAATTTGAATGGGCCGCAAAAACAGGAATGATTGTTGCCGCACACAGGCGTTCTCAGAATGACAGTGAGTCTGCGGCAAATGTATATCTTTCTGTTTCACGGTATGCAAGAATGAGCGGTAATGACGATGATGCCGGCCGAGCTTTGTACGGTGCTGCAGAAGCTTTCAGTGCTGCAGGAAAAGAAGCCGATGCTTCACTTACTGCAGAAAATCTTTTGAAACTTTATCCCGACGGACCTTATGCACAGAGTGTCCGCGTGTTTTTGAAATAG